The following coding sequences lie in one Bacteroidota bacterium genomic window:
- a CDS encoding T9SS type A sorting domain-containing protein codes for MIKTRLCRAGVLSLILLLAVLRTQAQQVTGFTVAASHGTNVLYWEPYTMAQVDHYSIYWSTTQGFSTLTDSITISNPTVNYTHSGLSTSSTYYYRIRAWVNVSGVIYKTLLSSEKSAQPIVQTYFNGSQDDGSGRGYMCTYTLNGYNPLPPPTGLEGAASHQASILTWDTYSDAAVTNYTILWANDTGFTSPGTQAITSGNINWAHTGITAGSNYYYKIAAKYNDGCPTRYSALELVVPVEQTYISGSTDNGAAALRVCYSTLNGTTPYLPPTGFTAAGSHEMNELYWDYTFEFNQYTINWGTSPGALTNSQVITNPTTWYQHTGRTAGQPYYYKITSAYADGCAGSTSAVISATPVTQTYFNGSSDDGSSKQLVCNVLLNGLNYIPAPTNLTVASSHNANILFWDQFPDPLVSQFNVVWSLDPGFGSITTQNIGSSLTNWTQSGLTAGSTYYYKLVALYNDGCMSNYTAAQSSVPVVQTYINGSQDDGSGHAIMCNLMLNGFNTLIPPTNLVAAASQNSSVLYWDSYSDPAVTQYNIMWASDTGFTSPANQLISGGITNWVHSGITAGSSYYYKVTGLYNDGCPSRYTAAQLVTPTDQLYINGSPDDGSGKMRTCYFKLDGGASNVAPTGLMAAGSHLANQIYWDYNPEFSQYTVYWGTSVGSMGSSQNFTPATTISWQQTSLTAAQPYYYKITATFTDGCVGGTSPIISATPVEQTYINGSQNDGSSKLMVCNILLNGTNFIPAPTSFYAASSHNSNVLCWDKFYDPAVTQYNVIWSLDPAFTSPNSQIVSGTLTNWVHTGLTSGTSYYYMIGAYYNDGCPSNYTAAQQVIPVDQVYFNGSQDDGSGKFRACYAALDGSAANVYPTNFTVATSHSANALYWDYAPEFSQYTVSWGTAPGALTNTQSFTPNTSIFWQHTGLTAGQAYYYKVSNTFTDGCPAGTSPVQTTTPQGQTYFDGSQNEGSGMIRTCNFLLSGASSANAPSGLTVASSHNANVMYWDFTPGFSTYAVESSTALAGPFTNLYTTSGNTTTFYTHSNPTLATYYYRITGVMNDGCGAGYSGVVSTTSMGQVYIDGSQNEGSGKISVCTSKLDGSGGTNAPLNFIVAASHNSNIMFWDATPGFTNYTIESSATGLAGSFSLIYTAPNNITTYYNHAVASIAAVYYRLSGTANDGCSVGYSPVINATPVAQTYIDGSTNEGAASQRICPAKLSGTFINNLPLGFTVAASHNLNVMYWDYSPDFNGFTVQASTTFGGTYSTIGTLGATTTFLTHVVASVAVPYFYKITGSTADGCGVAYTVPVSVTAQEQTYINGSTDDGSARMMACNIKLNGVNFIPAPTSFYAANSHNSAVLCWDKFADPLVTQYNVQWSNDAGFSSYTNQAVTGTLTSWIHTSINNGTNYYYKVAAIYNDGCPSTYTPAQAVNPSAQTYFDGSTGEGSVSQRACYAKLDGTAAAIYPTSLTAGGSHVQDNVYWDYSPEFSQYTIYYGTSIGSMGTTQVQSPGTNIFWTHTGLTAGTTYYYKITATFLDGCTAGTSPVVTATPVAQTYIDGSQDDGSGRGVICNLKLNGYNTLVEPTNMIAANSHNSSVLFWDKYPDAAVTQYNVMWANDVVFTSPTTQIVTGGNINWTHSSITNGASYYYMVAARYNDGCPSRYTAPQLVIPTGQAYIDGSQDDGSGKNRSCYFKLGGGASNVAPSGFVAAASHQQNQLFWDYSSEFSGYSVNWGTSLGTMTNNQPVTPNTSISWTHSSLTAAQAYYYKITGTFSDACPAGYSTIAMTTPVDQNYINGSQDDGSGKNKSCYSKVDGSATALAPSGLTVAASHLQNQLYWDYSSEYSSYMIYWGTSSLNMTTTQAFSPGTTTYWTHSSLTAAQPYFYKITGTFTDGCTAGYSSTVSAIPVAQTYVDGSQDDGSGRGYMCTYSLNGFNPLAAVTGFVAASSHNSTAMFWDKYTDAAVTQYNVLWSLDPAFGTSTPQVVGSNQTNWTHSSITSGTNYYYKVAALYNDGCPSVYSAAQTVNPTAQAYIDGSQDDGAGKNRSCYFTLSGGASNVAPTGLMASGSHQANMVFWNYASEFNSYTVYYGTSPGSLSSNQAFSPNTTISWQHTGLTAGQPYYYKITNTFIDGCPGGTSGIVSATPVAQTYIDGSQDDGYGHGVICNLTLNGFNNLVEPTNFTAASSHNSSVMYWDKYADASITQYSILWSNDIGFTSPTNQYTAATNINWTHSGITNGSNYYYKLAAVYSDLCPSRYTTAQLVVPTGQTYIDGSQDDGNGKNRSCYFKLSGFASNVAPGGLVAAGSHQTNEIYWDFASEYSQYTISWGLSQGTMTNTQTFTPTTTFWQHPSLNAAQNYYYKVGGTFADACPVGTSAIVSATPVAQAYIDGSQDDGSSKMTVCNLQLNGNNYVPAPTSFYAATSHNASVLCWDKFYDPAVTQYNVLWSNDPGFSTYNTQLVSGTLTNWTHSSITNGTNYYYKVGALYNDGCLSSYTPAQVVNPAAQTYIDGSQNEGSATQRLCVNYLSGTSGYSGPQGFTVAASHNSNVMYWDWTPNITDYTVTYATDPLNAGTYFSTGSLGASAISWVHSGITPMTYYYRVNATTSDACPNASSSFKAVTDLAQLYIDGSSNEGSGTQRLCNIKLSGVAGNSAPLGFTVASSHNANQMYWDFAAGYSDLTITYATDPLNSGTFVNSASLGANAVSWTHSGTSTTPYYYRVNGTPNDGCPIGSSAFIPCTSVAQTYIDGSTNDGYGIFKICPTTLSGAGGVNAPNNFTVAASHNANVMFWESNSYFNTYAIEYSTAGISGPFSNLTTTANNTTINYIHSIPSIANYYYRITGTANDGCTSNYSPVASANPVAQTYIDGSTAEGSVALKICPVKLSGTAASAIPTGFTAASSHNANVLYWDYSSEFSSFTLQSSATLNGTYATISSPGATTTFYTHAVASPVATTYYKITGVAADACPVSYTAAISAIPQEQTYINGSQDDGSGKFTVCNLKLNGVNYIAAPTSFYAASSHNASVLCWDKFYDPAVTQYNVLWSNDPSFTTPTTQLIGSSLTNWTHSNTITGTGYYYKVSALYNDGCLSSYTPAQLVSPTAQTYIDGGQNEGSTYGYSCFSSSLAGITPLINPAGPLNLCPGQTPTLTSSQGSLYQWYLNNSPISLQTNQTYTLSAAGSYKVQITSPTGCSAQSLPVVANYNGPQPVAQSSDYNTCETLPADFFYNVSAWQPTFQWYYSSNGGSSWTAVPGTSPYTGNTNDSLNINSVTSAMNTYQFRCTATAGTCQITSTGSTLNVNANLWTGTADNHWENAANWPCGVPNAQMDVKIPTAPTGGLFPTVYSRNAASKNLTIDTLASVRVNTNKKLSINGNLINKGNLQNFGYTDISGSVINTATINSSDTLMVHGFMTNKDSLVTSGLTVIDSTVDNQAGALIAVTDTLSTTGDWNNQGTVNITGALNVQKNWDGNGTYNFSGSLYFTGNPPSVVDGADFTAHSVHINKGNSAIAVTLNNQLTVIDTMFLNTGVVLVNNPGAPLVFGQNAVAQGVSDNSFVSGPVKKLGDGQPFIFPTGDITSGVWAPIGLSGFASGDAFTAEYFFNAAPQDPNQRDFTLDSISSREYWTLDRSGTSVPWVTLYWNDSARSNIPDVGALQIAHWDGSKWKNQGGTGFGSYNGYITNSVPFTSYSPLTFGYNFSSPLPIKLLSFTASCNNGQVTADWATATETNNDYFTLERSPDMTSWESVAKVAGAGNSNTTRNYSASCSNPYSETTYYRLKQTDFDGQFTYSSVVAIDCKSEEWIGTSVYPNPAEDYIFFDIALPTAEKVVLKVYNVVGQEVFAKEMVVDGKQTYYISLNGFAAGNYKYSVVSKTQMFNGQFIKVSDVR; via the coding sequence ATGATTAAGACCAGGTTGTGTAGAGCCGGTGTTTTAAGCCTGATATTGCTGCTGGCGGTCTTGCGAACGCAGGCGCAGCAAGTCACCGGTTTCACGGTAGCAGCATCGCACGGAACAAATGTTTTATACTGGGAACCTTATACCATGGCCCAGGTCGACCATTATTCTATTTATTGGTCTACTACACAAGGTTTCTCTACACTCACTGACTCTATTACAATCAGTAATCCCACTGTGAACTACACGCACAGCGGTCTCAGCACATCATCGACTTATTATTACCGCATCCGTGCCTGGGTAAATGTAAGCGGTGTTATTTATAAAACTCTTTTATCTTCCGAAAAATCAGCACAGCCAATTGTCCAGACATATTTCAACGGATCACAGGACGATGGCTCAGGGCGTGGCTATATGTGTACTTACACATTAAATGGTTATAACCCATTACCCCCTCCTACCGGACTTGAAGGCGCAGCATCACATCAGGCATCCATACTCACCTGGGATACATACTCAGATGCCGCCGTTACGAATTATACGATTTTATGGGCCAATGATACCGGCTTTACCAGCCCGGGAACACAGGCCATCACAAGCGGGAATATTAACTGGGCACATACCGGAATAACTGCCGGCAGTAACTATTATTATAAAATAGCAGCCAAATACAATGATGGCTGCCCTACAAGATATTCGGCACTCGAACTTGTTGTGCCCGTAGAGCAAACGTACATCAGCGGCTCTACCGATAATGGTGCGGCCGCTCTGCGCGTTTGCTATTCAACACTTAACGGCACAACGCCATACTTGCCACCAACAGGCTTTACGGCTGCCGGTTCACATGAAATGAATGAACTATACTGGGATTACACCTTTGAATTCAATCAGTACACTATTAACTGGGGCACAAGCCCGGGCGCTCTCACAAACTCCCAGGTTATTACCAATCCGACTACATGGTATCAGCACACCGGTCGCACGGCAGGGCAACCATACTATTATAAAATAACATCAGCTTACGCCGACGGTTGCGCGGGAAGTACTTCTGCGGTAATTTCAGCCACACCGGTAACTCAAACATATTTCAACGGAAGTTCGGATGATGGCAGCAGCAAACAACTTGTTTGCAATGTATTGCTTAACGGGTTAAATTATATCCCGGCTCCTACCAATTTAACGGTAGCTTCATCACACAACGCGAATATTCTTTTTTGGGATCAGTTCCCGGATCCACTGGTAAGTCAGTTCAATGTAGTCTGGAGCCTTGACCCCGGTTTTGGCAGCATTACAACACAAAATATCGGCAGCAGCCTGACCAACTGGACGCAGAGCGGACTCACGGCAGGTTCAACCTATTATTATAAACTTGTTGCTTTATACAATGATGGCTGCATGTCGAATTATACGGCAGCGCAATCGTCGGTACCGGTGGTTCAGACTTACATAAACGGATCACAGGATGACGGTTCAGGTCATGCCATTATGTGCAACCTTATGCTGAACGGATTCAACACATTAATCCCACCCACGAATCTGGTTGCGGCCGCATCTCAAAATTCTTCAGTGCTTTACTGGGACAGTTATTCAGATCCGGCTGTAACGCAATATAATATAATGTGGGCGAGCGATACAGGTTTTACCAGCCCCGCAAACCAACTTATTTCAGGCGGTATCACCAACTGGGTACACAGTGGTATCACCGCCGGGTCATCTTACTATTACAAGGTTACCGGACTCTATAACGACGGATGCCCTTCGAGATACACAGCCGCACAGTTGGTGACCCCGACGGATCAGCTGTATATTAATGGTTCACCGGATGACGGTAGCGGTAAAATGCGAACCTGTTATTTTAAACTTGATGGCGGCGCGTCTAACGTAGCACCGACGGGACTAATGGCAGCCGGTTCACATCTGGCCAATCAGATTTACTGGGATTATAATCCGGAATTCAGTCAGTATACGGTGTACTGGGGAACTTCTGTGGGCTCAATGGGCTCTTCCCAGAATTTCACACCCGCCACAACGATTTCGTGGCAGCAAACTTCGCTTACGGCCGCTCAGCCCTATTATTATAAAATCACAGCAACTTTTACCGACGGTTGTGTTGGCGGAACCTCGCCTATTATTTCAGCCACACCTGTAGAACAGACCTACATCAACGGTTCGCAGAATGATGGAAGCAGTAAGCTGATGGTGTGTAATATTCTGCTGAACGGAACTAATTTTATACCGGCGCCCACCAGTTTCTATGCGGCATCGTCGCACAATTCCAATGTACTTTGCTGGGATAAATTCTATGATCCTGCCGTAACCCAATACAATGTGATTTGGAGCCTTGACCCGGCCTTCACTTCGCCGAACAGCCAGATTGTTTCAGGCACCCTGACCAACTGGGTTCATACAGGACTTACTTCCGGAACCAGTTATTATTATATGATTGGAGCTTACTACAACGACGGATGTCCTTCAAACTATACTGCAGCACAGCAGGTCATCCCTGTGGATCAGGTTTATTTTAATGGATCACAGGATGACGGAAGCGGAAAATTCAGAGCCTGTTATGCCGCACTTGACGGTAGTGCAGCGAATGTATATCCTACTAATTTCACGGTGGCAACATCACACAGTGCCAATGCACTTTATTGGGATTATGCACCTGAGTTCAGTCAGTATACTGTTAGCTGGGGCACGGCACCCGGCGCTTTAACAAATACACAGTCGTTCACGCCAAACACATCCATATTCTGGCAGCATACGGGTCTCACAGCAGGGCAAGCCTATTATTACAAAGTATCCAACACATTCACCGACGGTTGCCCTGCCGGCACTTCTCCGGTTCAAACGACCACACCACAAGGTCAAACCTATTTTGACGGATCCCAGAACGAAGGCTCCGGTATGATACGTACATGCAACTTCCTGTTGTCGGGAGCATCGAGTGCGAATGCACCCAGCGGGTTGACGGTAGCATCATCACACAATGCCAATGTTATGTACTGGGATTTCACACCCGGCTTCTCAACCTATGCAGTTGAATCAAGCACTGCTCTTGCCGGTCCTTTTACAAACCTATATACGACATCCGGAAATACCACTACATTTTACACACACAGCAATCCAACCCTTGCAACCTATTATTATCGTATTACCGGTGTTATGAACGATGGTTGTGGTGCAGGATATTCAGGAGTGGTAAGTACTACCTCCATGGGTCAGGTTTATATTGACGGTTCACAGAATGAGGGTAGCGGCAAAATATCAGTATGCACATCAAAACTCGATGGCAGCGGTGGTACGAATGCACCTTTGAACTTCATTGTTGCGGCCTCTCACAATTCCAACATAATGTTCTGGGATGCCACACCCGGTTTCACAAACTATACTATTGAATCATCTGCCACAGGTCTTGCCGGATCATTTTCTTTGATTTACACCGCGCCAAACAATATCACGACGTATTATAATCATGCCGTTGCTTCGATTGCTGCGGTTTATTATCGATTATCAGGCACAGCCAACGATGGTTGCTCTGTTGGTTATTCGCCGGTAATTAATGCGACACCGGTTGCACAGACGTATATTGACGGCTCAACCAATGAAGGTGCAGCTTCTCAGCGGATCTGCCCTGCAAAACTGAGCGGAACATTCATCAATAACCTGCCACTGGGATTTACCGTTGCTGCATCTCATAACCTGAACGTCATGTATTGGGATTATTCTCCCGATTTCAACGGTTTTACGGTACAAGCATCAACAACGTTTGGTGGTACTTACAGCACAATCGGTACACTGGGCGCTACTACTACCTTCCTTACGCATGTAGTGGCAAGTGTGGCAGTACCCTATTTTTATAAAATTACGGGCAGCACTGCCGACGGTTGCGGTGTTGCGTATACGGTTCCTGTATCGGTCACAGCTCAGGAGCAGACATATATCAATGGTTCTACCGATGACGGAAGTGCCCGCATGATGGCCTGTAATATTAAACTGAACGGGGTGAACTTTATTCCGGCGCCCACCAGTTTTTATGCGGCGAATTCACATAATTCTGCTGTACTGTGTTGGGATAAATTCGCAGATCCACTAGTTACACAGTATAATGTACAGTGGAGCAATGATGCCGGATTCAGCAGTTATACCAATCAGGCAGTAACAGGCACACTCACCAGCTGGATTCATACAAGTATCAATAATGGTACGAATTATTATTACAAGGTAGCAGCCATCTATAATGACGGATGTCCGTCAACCTATACCCCAGCACAAGCAGTAAATCCAAGTGCTCAGACTTATTTCGACGGCTCCACCGGCGAAGGTTCCGTTAGTCAGAGGGCCTGCTATGCAAAACTTGACGGAACTGCTGCTGCAATCTATCCTACGAGCCTTACAGCAGGCGGATCACATGTTCAGGATAACGTTTACTGGGATTACTCCCCTGAGTTTTCGCAATACACGATATATTATGGTACAAGTATCGGTTCAATGGGAACAACCCAGGTACAGTCGCCGGGAACTAACATCTTCTGGACCCATACCGGACTTACGGCAGGCACTACTTACTATTATAAAATCACGGCAACCTTCCTTGACGGTTGCACGGCAGGGACATCTCCTGTTGTTACAGCAACTCCTGTAGCCCAGACCTATATTGATGGCTCGCAAGATGACGGAAGCGGACGCGGAGTAATCTGTAACCTGAAACTGAACGGTTATAATACGCTGGTTGAACCGACAAACATGATTGCAGCAAACTCACACAATTCGTCGGTGCTCTTCTGGGATAAATACCCGGATGCAGCCGTAACACAATACAATGTAATGTGGGCTAATGACGTTGTTTTTACATCGCCGACGACTCAGATTGTGACCGGTGGCAATATCAACTGGACGCACAGCAGTATCACAAACGGAGCCAGTTATTATTATATGGTGGCCGCCCGTTACAATGACGGATGCCCGTCAAGATATACGGCGCCCCAGCTTGTTATCCCGACAGGACAGGCATATATTGACGGATCACAGGATGATGGCTCAGGGAAAAACCGTAGTTGTTATTTCAAATTAGGCGGCGGTGCTTCCAATGTTGCACCATCGGGTTTTGTTGCTGCCGCATCGCATCAGCAAAATCAGTTGTTCTGGGATTACTCTTCAGAATTTTCAGGATATTCGGTTAACTGGGGCACCAGCCTCGGCACTATGACCAACAATCAGCCGGTAACGCCCAATACCAGTATTTCATGGACACATAGTTCACTTACTGCAGCTCAGGCTTACTATTATAAAATCACCGGAACCTTCAGTGATGCCTGCCCGGCAGGATATTCTACAATAGCAATGACTACCCCGGTTGATCAGAATTATATTAACGGATCGCAGGATGATGGTAGTGGAAAGAATAAAAGCTGTTATTCAAAAGTGGATGGAAGTGCTACTGCTCTTGCCCCGTCAGGTTTGACGGTTGCCGCATCGCATTTGCAAAACCAGCTTTACTGGGATTATTCGTCTGAATACAGTTCGTACATGATTTACTGGGGAACGTCTTCCTTAAATATGACTACCACGCAAGCGTTCTCGCCCGGCACAACGACATACTGGACGCATTCTTCGCTCACGGCAGCACAGCCATACTTTTATAAAATAACAGGAACCTTTACTGACGGGTGTACGGCAGGATATTCGTCAACAGTTTCAGCTATACCTGTTGCCCAGACTTATGTTGACGGGTCGCAGGACGATGGAAGCGGGCGCGGATATATGTGTACGTATTCACTCAATGGCTTCAACCCCCTGGCGGCAGTAACGGGATTTGTTGCAGCTTCTTCGCACAACTCAACTGCCATGTTCTGGGATAAATACACGGATGCTGCAGTCACCCAATACAATGTTCTGTGGAGTCTTGATCCGGCATTCGGAACATCAACCCCACAGGTAGTTGGAAGCAACCAGACCAACTGGACACATAGCAGTATTACCAGTGGCACAAATTATTACTACAAGGTTGCTGCCTTGTATAACGATGGTTGTCCGTCGGTCTATTCTGCTGCACAAACGGTAAATCCGACAGCACAGGCATATATTGATGGTTCTCAGGATGACGGTGCAGGCAAGAATCGTTCGTGTTATTTCACATTGAGTGGTGGCGCATCAAATGTGGCGCCAACCGGCTTAATGGCATCCGGATCTCATCAGGCTAACATGGTATTCTGGAATTACGCCTCTGAATTTAACAGCTACACTGTTTATTATGGAACTTCTCCCGGCTCCTTATCCAGTAATCAGGCATTTTCGCCCAATACCACTATTTCATGGCAGCATACCGGTCTTACAGCAGGTCAGCCCTATTATTACAAGATAACTAACACCTTTATTGACGGTTGCCCCGGCGGTACTTCAGGAATTGTTTCAGCGACTCCGGTAGCTCAAACTTATATTGACGGCTCTCAGGACGATGGTTATGGTCACGGTGTAATCTGTAACCTTACACTCAACGGCTTCAATAATCTGGTGGAACCGACTAATTTCACTGCGGCTTCATCACATAATTCATCCGTAATGTACTGGGATAAATACGCTGATGCTTCCATTACACAGTACAGCATACTCTGGTCAAATGATATTGGATTTACTTCGCCCACCAATCAATATACTGCTGCTACGAATATAAACTGGACGCATAGCGGTATTACCAACGGAAGTAATTACTATTATAAGCTTGCGGCGGTATATTCTGACCTTTGCCCATCGCGTTATACGACTGCTCAGCTGGTTGTTCCGACAGGACAGACTTATATTGACGGTTCACAGGACGACGGGAACGGGAAAAACCGCAGCTGTTACTTCAAGCTCAGTGGTTTTGCATCCAATGTGGCTCCGGGCGGTCTGGTTGCTGCCGGTTCACATCAGACAAATGAAATTTACTGGGATTTTGCTTCAGAGTACAGCCAGTATACTATCTCCTGGGGTCTTTCACAGGGCACCATGACCAATACACAGACATTTACGCCGACCACAACATTCTGGCAACATCCTTCACTGAATGCAGCACAGAATTACTATTATAAAGTCGGCGGGACCTTTGCAGATGCATGCCCGGTTGGGACTTCTGCCATAGTATCGGCAACACCGGTAGCACAAGCATATATTGATGGTTCGCAGGATGACGGCAGCAGTAAAATGACTGTTTGTAATTTACAACTGAACGGGAATAATTATGTTCCTGCCCCCACCAGCTTCTATGCTGCAACTTCTCATAATGCATCCGTACTTTGCTGGGACAAATTCTATGATCCGGCAGTAACTCAATACAACGTATTATGGAGCAATGACCCGGGCTTCTCCACCTATAACACTCAACTTGTAAGCGGCACACTCACGAACTGGACGCACAGCAGCATCACAAACGGCACCAACTATTACTATAAAGTAGGCGCACTGTATAACGACGGATGCTTGTCGAGTTACACACCGGCTCAAGTCGTTAATCCTGCTGCTCAGACCTATATAGACGGATCACAAAATGAAGGTTCAGCAACCCAAAGGCTTTGCGTTAATTATCTTTCAGGCACATCGGGCTACAGCGGTCCTCAGGGATTCACAGTTGCAGCTTCTCATAACAGTAATGTTATGTACTGGGACTGGACACCCAACATCACCGATTATACGGTAACCTATGCAACAGATCCGCTGAATGCAGGTACATATTTTTCAACAGGAAGTTTAGGTGCATCAGCTATCTCATGGGTGCATTCCGGCATCACACCAATGACTTATTATTACAGGGTAAATGCAACTACTTCAGACGCCTGTCCGAATGCTTCTTCTTCATTTAAAGCAGTAACTGATCTTGCTCAGCTTTATATAGACGGGTCAAGCAATGAAGGTTCAGGCACACAACGGCTGTGTAATATCAAACTTTCAGGTGTTGCAGGAAACAGTGCACCTCTCGGGTTTACGGTTGCTTCATCACACAATGCAAACCAGATGTACTGGGATTTTGCAGCCGGCTATAGTGATCTTACAATTACCTACGCCACTGACCCATTGAACTCCGGAACCTTTGTGAACAGTGCGTCACTGGGCGCAAACGCAGTAAGCTGGACTCACAGCGGTACGAGTACTACGCCCTATTATTATCGTGTTAATGGCACGCCCAACGATGGCTGTCCGATAGGGTCATCGGCATTTATCCCATGCACTTCTGTTGCTCAGACTTATATTGATGGTTCGACAAACGACGGATATGGAATATTTAAAATCTGCCCGACAACGCTTTCGGGTGCAGGCGGCGTGAATGCACCGAACAATTTCACTGTTGCGGCTTCGCATAACGCGAATGTAATGTTCTGGGAAAGTAATTCGTATTTCAATACGTATGCTATCGAATATTCAACTGCCGGTATTTCCGGACCATTCTCCAACCTCACCACAACAGCCAATAATACAACCATCAACTATATACACAGCATTCCGTCAATTGCAAATTACTACTACCGCATTACAGGAACAGCCAACGACGGTTGTACTTCAAATTATTCGCCGGTAGCATCTGCAAATCCGGTTGCTCAGACCTATATAGACGGCTCTACGGCAGAAGGCTCAGTTGCACTGAAGATATGTCCTGTAAAACTGAGTGGAACAGCGGCAAGTGCCATTCCGACCGGATTTACTGCAGCATCATCACACAATGCTAATGTACTTTACTGGGACTATTCGTCTGAGTTCAGCAGTTTCACATTGCAATCTTCGGCCACATTGAACGGAACCTATGCAACAATATCAAGTCCGGGTGCAACAACTACTTTCTATACACATGCTGTTGCAAGTCCTGTTGCGACTACGTATTATAAAATAACAGGTGTTGCAGCTGATGCCTGCCCTGTTTCTTATACGGCAGCTATCTCAGCCATTCCGCAGGAACAAACCTATATCAATGGTTCGCAGGATGACGGCAGTGGAAAATTCACTGTATGTAATCTGAAACTGAATGGGGTGAATTATATCGCAGCACCTACAAGCTTCTATGCAGCATCATCGCACAATGCATCGGTTCTCTGCTGGGATAAATTCTACGACCCTGCCGTTACTCAATACAATGTATTATGGAGCAACGATCCATCTTTCACCACACCTACCACTCAGCTTATAGGAAGCAGTCTTACCAACTGGACGCACAGCAACACGATAACAGGCACCGGTTATTATTACAAAGTGAGCGCACTGTACAACGACGGTTGCTTATCATCCTATACTCCTGCACAACTTGTTTCACCAACGGCTCAGACATACATTGACGGCGGTCAGAATGAAGGAAGTACGTATGGCTATTCCTGCTTCTCATCGTCGCTTGCAGGCATAACTCCGTTAATCAACCCTGCCGGTCCGTTGAACCTGTGCCCGGGTCAAACACCCACACTTACCTCCTCTCAGGGAAGTTTGTACCAGTGGTACCTGAACAACAGCCCAATAAGTTTGCAGACAAATCAGACATACACGCTGAGCGCAGCCGGTTCGTATAAAGTTCAGATTACTTCACCTACAGGTTGCAGCGCACAATCATTACCGGTGGTTGCCAATTACAATGGGCCGCAGCCTGTTGCTCAGAGTAGTGATTACAATACCTGCGAAACACTGCCTGCCGACTTCTTCTACAATGTAAGCGCATGGCAGCCCACCTTCCAGTGGTATTACAGCAGTAATGGCGGTTCATCATGGACAGCTGTTCCGGGAACATCACCTTATACAGGAAACACGAATGATTCGCTGAACATTAACAGTGTAACATCGGCTATGAATACTTATCAGTTCCGTTGCACTGCCACAGCCGGTACCTGCCAGATTACCTCAACAGGAAGCACATTGAATGTGAATGCAAACCTGTGGACCGGTACAGCCGATAATCATTGGGAAAACGCAGCCAACTGGCCTTGCGGTGTACCAAATGCACAGATGGATGTGAAGATTCCGACGGCACCAACAGGCGGTTTGTTCCCCACGGTGTATTCAAGAAATGCGGCAAGTAAGAATCTGACCATAGATACACTTGCTTCAGTTCGCGTGAATACCAATAAAAAGCTCAGCATAAACGGCAACCTGATAAATAAAGGCAATCTTCAGAACTTCGGATATACCGATATTTCAGGTAGTGTAATTAATACGGCTACGATTAATTCCAGTGATACATTGATGGTTCATGGATTCATGACAAACAAGGATTCACTGGTTACAAGCGGACTGACTGTTATTGACAGCACCGTTGACAATCAGGCCGGAGCTCTGATAGCAGTTACCGATACGTTGAGCACTACCGGTGATTGGAACAACCAGGGCACTGTTAATATCACAGGAGCACTCAATGTTCAGAAGAACTGGGACGGAAACGGAACCTATAACTTCAGCGGAAGCTTATACTTTACGGGTAACCCACCTTCGGTGGTTGATGGCGCAGACTTCACTGCACACAGTGTGCATATCAATAAAGGAAACAGCGCAATCGCTGTCACACTTAATAATCAGCTCACGGTCATCGACACCATGTTCCTGAATACAGGTGTTGTTCTGGTGAATAATCCCGGCGCACCGCTGGTGTTCGGTCAGAATGCCGTTGCACAGGGTGTAAGTGATAACAGCTTTGTAAGCGGTCCGGTTAAAAAGCTCGGCGACGGACAACCATTCATCTTCCCGACAGGTGATATTACGAGCGGTGTATGGGCACCGATTGGTCTCAGCGGATTTGCTTCAGGCGATGC